One region of Flavobacterium sp. KACC 22763 genomic DNA includes:
- a CDS encoding dimethylsulfonioproprionate lyase family protein: METKITKSNELEWKPLQEEGVKTDGIYAKVLRFDAATNRPPTFLLKFEPGASYPNHVHPAGEEIYVLEGEVRSGKDQLKAGDYLYMPPGSTHSVFSRTGCTLLFMIPEEVVILK, translated from the coding sequence ATGGAAACTAAAATCACAAAAAGCAACGAATTAGAATGGAAACCTCTTCAAGAAGAAGGTGTAAAAACAGACGGAATTTATGCTAAAGTATTACGCTTTGATGCCGCTACTAACCGTCCTCCTACTTTTCTTTTAAAGTTTGAACCCGGTGCTTCATACCCGAATCATGTTCATCCAGCGGGCGAAGAAATCTATGTTCTAGAAGGCGAAGTTCGCTCTGGAAAAGACCAACTAAAAGCAGGCGATTATTTGTACATGCCCCCAGGAAGCACGCATTCTGTGTTTTCTAGAACTGGCTGTACGCTTTTGTTTATGATTCCTGAAGAGGTTGTCATTTTGAAGTAA
- a CDS encoding cupin domain-containing protein, with the protein MGYQYWFANKDFTQENTLKMSIVEPGKSTHAPHHHPEEEFFYILEGTAEFFLDGKTVTAGPNTSFYCPPNAEHGISNAGKTDLKYLVIKKDLR; encoded by the coding sequence GTGGGTTACCAATATTGGTTTGCCAATAAAGATTTCACTCAAGAAAACACTTTGAAAATGAGCATTGTCGAACCTGGCAAATCGACACACGCGCCACATCACCACCCTGAAGAAGAGTTTTTCTATATTTTAGAAGGAACTGCCGAATTCTTTCTAGACGGAAAAACCGTTACAGCGGGTCCAAATACCAGTTTCTATTGTCCGCCAAACGCCGAACACGGAATTAGCAATGCAGGGAAAACAGATTTAAAGTATTTGGTTATTAAAAAGGATTTGAGGTAA
- a CDS encoding TetR/AcrR family transcriptional regulator, which translates to MASKDRILRQKEETRNNILGAAYDIVKDEGWNGLSMRKIADRIEYTAPIIYEYFSNKEAILEELTGKGFLKLAKELQTAKDKFEKPEDQLEAMWMTYWDFAFTNTEMYQLMFGVQMTCCAQRCSAQEAPYKLFTGVIAEIMKDSNPSEDIIKQKYFTFFSVIHGLIAINIINKSDILETINAQILKDAITGIIKSIQ; encoded by the coding sequence ATGGCTAGCAAAGATCGAATTTTAAGACAAAAAGAAGAGACAAGAAATAATATTCTTGGCGCTGCTTATGATATCGTAAAAGATGAAGGCTGGAATGGTTTGAGTATGCGTAAAATTGCCGACAGAATCGAATATACTGCTCCTATTATTTATGAATATTTCTCGAATAAAGAAGCAATTTTAGAAGAGCTGACAGGCAAAGGTTTTTTAAAACTGGCTAAAGAGTTGCAGACTGCAAAAGACAAGTTTGAAAAACCCGAAGATCAGTTAGAAGCCATGTGGATGACTTATTGGGATTTCGCTTTTACTAATACTGAAATGTATCAACTTATGTTTGGTGTTCAAATGACTTGCTGCGCACAGCGATGTTCGGCTCAGGAAGCACCTTACAAATTGTTTACTGGGGTTATTGCTGAAATTATGAAGGACAGCAATCCTAGTGAAGATATCATCAAACAAAAATATTTTACTTTCTTTTCTGTTATTCATGGTTTAATCGCCATCAACATCATTAACAAAAGTGATATTTTAGAAACAATAAATGCTCAGATTTTGAAGGATGCTATTACTGGTATCATCAAATCTATACAATAA
- a CDS encoding efflux RND transporter periplasmic adaptor subunit produces MNPENARMPKELIRENVQPIKTTMKMKNVIITSFILALVLSSCADKNQAPTAPPPPVLPVLAITSANTTTDSEYPASIQGTVDVEIRPQVSGNLDRIYVDEGAYVSKGQTLFKINERPYREQLNNALASLHAAEAALINANLEVDKLTPLVQNKVVSDYQLKTAKASQKIAAANIEQAKAMVGTAKINLGYTNVTAPVSGYIGRLPKKQGSLVSATDVEPLTTLSDVHEVFAYFSLGETDFINFKEQYAGNSLGDKIKKLPPVTLILADNNAYPQTGKIDMVDGQFDKTTGAITIRATFPNKGGVLRSGNTGRIRLGLNHDDAILVPQAATVEMQDKVFVFTVGKDNKVTKMPITVVGKSGTNYLIKEGVKTGDQIVLSGIDKLQDGQAIQPEKSTKVAEVTNKK; encoded by the coding sequence ATGAATCCCGAGAATGCCAGAATGCCCAAAGAATTAATCCGAGAAAATGTTCAACCAATTAAAACCACTATGAAAATGAAAAATGTAATTATAACCAGTTTTATTCTGGCCCTAGTTTTAAGCAGCTGTGCCGATAAAAATCAGGCTCCTACTGCTCCTCCTCCTCCAGTTTTACCAGTATTGGCTATTACAAGTGCTAACACCACAACTGACTCTGAATATCCTGCTTCTATACAAGGAACTGTCGATGTTGAAATTCGCCCACAAGTAAGCGGAAACCTTGACAGAATTTATGTAGACGAAGGTGCATATGTAAGTAAAGGACAAACTTTATTCAAAATCAATGAGCGTCCGTACCGTGAGCAGTTAAACAATGCTTTAGCAAGTCTTCACGCTGCAGAAGCGGCTTTGATCAACGCAAATTTAGAAGTTGATAAGTTGACTCCTTTAGTACAAAACAAAGTAGTTTCTGATTATCAGTTAAAAACAGCTAAAGCTTCTCAAAAAATTGCCGCTGCCAATATCGAACAAGCAAAAGCAATGGTTGGTACTGCTAAAATTAATTTAGGATATACTAATGTTACAGCTCCAGTAAGCGGATACATTGGAAGACTGCCTAAAAAACAAGGAAGTTTAGTTTCTGCTACAGATGTTGAACCTTTAACTACTTTATCAGATGTACACGAAGTATTTGCTTATTTCTCTTTGGGTGAAACTGATTTCATCAACTTTAAAGAGCAATATGCTGGAAATTCACTTGGTGATAAAATCAAAAAATTACCTCCAGTTACTTTGATTTTGGCTGATAACAATGCGTATCCTCAAACTGGAAAAATCGATATGGTTGACGGTCAGTTTGATAAAACTACAGGCGCGATCACTATTAGAGCGACTTTCCCTAATAAAGGCGGGGTTTTACGTTCTGGAAACACAGGAAGAATCCGTTTAGGATTAAACCATGACGATGCCATTTTAGTTCCGCAAGCAGCAACTGTTGAAATGCAAGACAAAGTATTTGTTTTCACTGTAGGCAAAGACAACAAAGTGACTAAAATGCCTATAACAGTTGTAGGTAAAAGCGGTACCAACTATTTAATTAAAGAAGGTGTAAAAACTGGCGACCAAATCGTGTTAAGCGGTATTGACAAACTTCAGGACGGGCAAGCGATTCAGCCTGAAAAATCAACTAAAGTTGCCGAAGTAACTAACAAAAAATAA
- a CDS encoding efflux RND transporter permease subunit: MFKIFIQRPVLATVISILLVILGVLGLTKLPLQQFPDIAPPSVLVTAVYPGANAETVLRSVAPSIEESINGVENMTYMSSTASNDGTLAITVFFKLGTDADQAAVNVQNRVAQATSQLPSEVVQQGIVTAKQQNSFIMAIGMYTDDEAKYDQTFVANYAQINIIPELKRIPGVGSASIFGGVKDYSMRVWLNPTQMSAYKVTPSEVMGAIQDKSLEAAPGKFGERSKEVFEYVIKYKGKLTKPEDYENIAIRSNADGSVLRLKDVARVELGAYSYNSLTRLNGKKGIVIGVIQLAGSNSNDIQIAINKMMEKASKDFPKGIKHNIFYSTKVSLDQSIEQVEHTLIEAFILVFIVVFIFLQDFRSTLIPAIAVPVAILGTFFFMQLFGFSINLLTLFALILAIGIVVDDAIVVVEAVHAKMEHKRLSPKIATHEAMHEITGAIISITLVMAAVFLPVGFMEGSTGVFYRQFAFTMAIAIVISAVNALTLSPALAALFLKDNHGAHDHDAPYEKKGFKEKFFSAFNSSFESLTNRYVSGLKFLIRRKWLSLGGLALITLATVVMVKTTPAGFIPTEDQGFIAIAVNTPSGTSLDGTQKVMTEAENTLKSLEASRFVTAISGFNLLTNSTSPSSAVIFVLLKPNEERGEVKNIDEFMNQVRGKLGGISGGSFFVFSFPTVPGFSNVEALDLVLQDKTGGKLDKFSGISQEFIGALMKRPEIAVAFTSFKADYPQLQLEVNDEKANQLGVNVKDILQTMQAYFGSAQASDFNRFGKYYRVVVQADIEDRADPTAIDRVFVKNKTGEMVPINTLVKLTRIYGSETASRYNLFNSISINAIPKPGFSSGDAIKAIEEVAKQQLPAGYGFEFSGQTREEISSGGQSATIFLLCLIFVYFLLAAQYESYILPLAVILSIPAGIFGVFVAIGLTGIENNIYVQVALVMLIGLLAKNAILIVEFAAQRRRSGQGLIAASIMAAKLRLRPIIMTSLAFVVGLIPMMSAKGPSAQGNHSISIGAAGGMLSGVILGLFIIPVLFIIFQHLQEKVSGKPIAVIHNEEK; the protein is encoded by the coding sequence ATGTTCAAAATATTTATACAAAGACCTGTACTGGCAACCGTAATTTCCATTTTGTTGGTGATTCTGGGAGTATTGGGTTTAACTAAACTGCCTTTACAACAGTTTCCTGATATTGCGCCTCCATCGGTTTTGGTTACGGCGGTATATCCGGGAGCCAACGCAGAAACGGTTTTACGTTCTGTGGCACCTTCTATCGAAGAATCTATAAATGGTGTAGAAAACATGACGTACATGAGTTCTACAGCCAGTAACGACGGTACTTTGGCTATTACAGTTTTCTTTAAACTAGGAACAGATGCCGACCAAGCTGCAGTAAACGTACAAAACCGTGTGGCGCAAGCAACGAGCCAATTGCCATCCGAAGTTGTACAGCAAGGTATTGTTACAGCGAAACAGCAAAACAGTTTCATCATGGCAATTGGTATGTACACCGATGATGAAGCAAAATACGATCAGACGTTTGTTGCCAACTATGCACAGATTAATATTATTCCAGAATTAAAACGTATTCCGGGTGTTGGTTCTGCCAGTATTTTTGGTGGTGTAAAAGATTACTCTATGCGTGTTTGGTTGAATCCAACACAAATGTCTGCTTACAAAGTAACGCCTAGCGAAGTTATGGGAGCGATTCAAGACAAAAGTTTGGAAGCGGCTCCAGGTAAATTTGGAGAGCGAAGCAAAGAAGTTTTTGAATACGTTATTAAATATAAAGGGAAATTAACTAAACCAGAAGATTATGAAAATATTGCTATACGTTCTAATGCAGATGGCTCAGTACTTCGCTTAAAAGATGTAGCGAGAGTTGAATTGGGTGCTTACTCTTATAACAGTTTAACTCGTTTGAATGGTAAAAAAGGAATCGTAATTGGAGTTATTCAGTTGGCTGGATCTAACTCAAATGATATTCAGATCGCCATTAACAAAATGATGGAAAAAGCTTCTAAAGATTTTCCAAAAGGCATCAAACATAATATTTTCTATAGTACAAAAGTATCTCTTGACCAATCTATCGAACAGGTTGAGCATACGTTAATAGAAGCTTTTATACTGGTATTTATTGTGGTATTTATCTTCTTGCAAGATTTTAGATCAACTTTAATCCCGGCCATTGCTGTACCTGTAGCAATTTTAGGAACGTTCTTCTTCATGCAGTTATTCGGATTTTCGATCAACCTTTTAACGCTTTTCGCATTAATTCTGGCGATTGGTATTGTGGTCGATGATGCCATTGTGGTAGTCGAAGCGGTGCATGCGAAAATGGAGCATAAACGCTTGTCTCCAAAAATCGCAACCCATGAAGCAATGCACGAAATAACGGGTGCTATTATCTCGATTACGCTGGTAATGGCTGCTGTATTCCTGCCGGTTGGTTTTATGGAAGGCTCAACAGGAGTTTTCTATCGTCAGTTTGCCTTTACAATGGCAATTGCAATTGTAATTTCGGCAGTAAATGCCTTAACATTGAGTCCGGCGCTTGCGGCATTATTTTTAAAAGATAATCACGGAGCACACGATCACGATGCGCCTTACGAGAAAAAAGGATTTAAAGAAAAATTCTTCAGCGCTTTCAACAGCAGTTTTGAATCGCTTACAAATCGTTACGTAAGCGGACTTAAATTCTTAATCAGAAGAAAATGGTTGAGTTTAGGCGGATTAGCTTTAATTACTTTGGCAACTGTAGTGATGGTAAAAACAACTCCTGCAGGGTTTATTCCAACAGAAGATCAAGGATTTATTGCTATTGCAGTAAACACACCATCTGGAACATCATTGGACGGAACTCAAAAAGTAATGACCGAAGCTGAGAATACGTTAAAATCATTAGAAGCTTCTCGATTTGTAACCGCGATTTCAGGTTTCAACTTATTGACTAACTCTACAAGCCCATCTTCTGCTGTAATTTTCGTATTGCTTAAACCAAACGAAGAGCGCGGAGAAGTAAAAAATATTGACGAATTCATGAATCAGGTTCGTGGCAAACTGGGCGGAATTTCTGGAGGAAGTTTCTTCGTGTTCAGTTTCCCAACTGTTCCAGGATTTAGTAACGTTGAGGCTTTAGATTTAGTGCTGCAAGATAAAACAGGAGGAAAACTGGATAAGTTCAGTGGCATTTCTCAGGAATTTATCGGAGCATTAATGAAACGTCCGGAAATTGCAGTTGCTTTTACTTCTTTCAAAGCAGATTATCCACAATTGCAATTGGAAGTTAATGACGAAAAAGCAAATCAATTGGGTGTTAATGTAAAAGACATTTTACAAACCATGCAAGCGTACTTTGGTAGCGCACAAGCATCTGACTTTAACCGATTTGGTAAATATTACCGTGTCGTTGTTCAGGCAGATATCGAAGACAGAGCCGATCCAACTGCAATTGACAGAGTTTTTGTAAAAAACAAAACAGGCGAAATGGTGCCAATAAATACTTTAGTAAAACTAACTCGTATTTATGGTTCAGAAACCGCTTCTAGATATAATTTATTTAACTCAATTTCTATTAATGCCATTCCGAAACCTGGATTTAGTTCTGGAGATGCCATTAAAGCCATTGAAGAAGTAGCAAAACAACAATTACCTGCAGGTTACGGGTTTGAATTCTCGGGCCAAACACGTGAGGAGATTTCGTCAGGAGGACAATCGGCAACTATATTTTTACTGTGTTTGATATTCGTTTATTTCCTACTTGCTGCACAGTACGAAAGTTACATTTTGCCTTTGGCAGTAATCTTGTCAATCCCTGCAGGTATTTTTGGAGTATTCGTTGCTATTGGTTTAACTGGAATTGAAAATAATATTTACGTACAAGTTGCTCTTGTCATGCTGATCGGACTTCTCGCCAAAAATGCCATCTTGATTGTGGAATTTGCGGCACAGCGAAGAAGATCAGGACAAGGTTTAATAGCAGCTTCAATTATGGCAGCAAAATTACGTTTGCGACCAATTATCATGACGTCTCTTGCTTTTGTGGTTGGTTTAATACCAATGATGAGTGCCAAAGGTCCATCAGCACAAGGTAACCACTCGATCAGTATTGGGGCAGCTGGAGGTATGCTTTCAGGAGTAATTCTAGGTTTGTTTATCATTCCTGTTTTATTCATCATCTTCCAGCATTTACAAGAAAAAGTGAGCGGGAAACCAATCGCTGTAATTCATAACGAAGAAAAATAA
- a CDS encoding TolC family protein: protein MKNHITKIVTFAILITTLISCKVSKDIETPKDAFPENFRNASVSSDTTSIADVEWKNFFTEKDIIKLIDSAVARNNDLQIAEKNIEIAQYRFTQSKWGNVPQVNIFVNASTSNPSDNSFTGLNLNQAIGAKHIDDYSAGASLSWEADIWGKIKNQKKGAYAGYLQSEEVKKALQTNIVANVSRGYYNLLMLDAQLDIARQNLRLNDSTTNIIKLKYDAGQVTTLAIQQSEAQKLNSAQLIPLLEQNIAIQENALSVLTGSFPDSKERSVRLSALEVKHNTAVGIPSSLVSRRPDVKSAELALKVANANVGITKADLYPALRITAQGGVNSFETSNWFNIPASLFGTVAGGLTQPLLNNKRLKTQYNIALAEREKAVLSFRQSVLVAVSEVSDALVKVEKLQQQETFLKEKVKTLQQAIKNANLLFKNGLAEYLEVLTAQANLLQSELELADIKRQQLTANTDLYRALGGGWK from the coding sequence ATGAAAAATCATATAACCAAAATCGTGACCTTCGCCATTCTGATCACGACTTTAATATCCTGTAAAGTCTCAAAGGATATTGAAACTCCAAAAGATGCATTTCCTGAGAATTTCAGGAATGCATCGGTTTCGAGTGATACAACTAGTATTGCCGATGTGGAGTGGAAAAATTTCTTTACAGAAAAAGATATTATCAAATTAATCGACAGCGCCGTTGCGAGAAACAACGACCTTCAGATTGCTGAAAAGAATATCGAAATTGCACAATACCGTTTTACACAGTCAAAATGGGGAAATGTGCCTCAGGTTAACATATTTGTAAACGCAAGTACAAGCAATCCGTCTGACAATAGTTTTACGGGATTGAACTTAAATCAGGCAATCGGTGCCAAACATATTGACGATTATTCTGCTGGAGCTTCTCTTTCTTGGGAAGCAGATATTTGGGGAAAGATCAAAAACCAAAAGAAAGGAGCTTATGCAGGATATCTTCAGTCTGAAGAAGTAAAAAAAGCATTGCAGACCAATATCGTTGCTAATGTTTCGAGAGGATATTATAATCTCTTGATGTTGGATGCGCAATTGGATATTGCCAGACAAAATCTTCGTTTAAATGATAGTACAACCAATATTATCAAATTAAAATATGATGCAGGTCAGGTAACCACTTTAGCGATTCAACAATCGGAAGCACAAAAATTAAACTCAGCACAATTGATTCCGTTATTGGAACAAAACATTGCGATTCAGGAAAATGCTTTGAGTGTTTTGACTGGTTCTTTTCCTGATTCAAAAGAAAGATCAGTTCGTTTAAGTGCACTTGAAGTAAAACACAATACAGCAGTTGGAATTCCGTCTTCATTAGTAAGCAGAAGACCTGATGTAAAAAGCGCCGAATTAGCTCTTAAGGTTGCCAATGCAAATGTCGGTATCACGAAAGCGGATTTATACCCAGCGCTCAGAATTACGGCTCAAGGCGGCGTAAACTCTTTTGAAACCAGTAATTGGTTCAATATTCCAGCTTCTTTATTCGGAACTGTTGCAGGTGGTTTAACACAGCCGCTTTTGAATAACAAAAGACTTAAAACGCAATATAATATCGCTTTAGCAGAAAGAGAAAAAGCAGTTTTATCTTTTAGACAATCGGTTTTGGTTGCCGTAAGTGAAGTTTCGGATGCTTTGGTAAAAGTGGAGAAACTACAGCAACAAGAAACTTTCTTGAAAGAAAAAGTAAAAACATTACAGCAGGCTATTAAAAATGCAAACCTTTTATTCAAAAATGGTTTAGCAGAATATCTTGAAGTTTTAACAGCGCAAGCAAATCTTTTGCAAAGCGAATTGGAACTTGCCGATATTAAAAGACAACAGCTTACAGCCAATACAGATTTGTATCGCGCTCTAGGTGGAGGCTGGAAATAA
- a CDS encoding Crp/Fnr family transcriptional regulator produces the protein MTFNKETYLNNLKLYFESYAPISEKSWKLIENLTHFQTIKKGEILLEKGEICKNMYFIAKGILRTFITDEQGNFYNKNLFFENRLACSKVSSMLQTPSDFTIEALEDCILIQLNYKKYIQLITENDDLKNFYIAYLEKNWIIEKEQREVALVMQNATERYLNLLETHPTIADRVPLLHIASHLGITPTQLSRIRKSLEKDL, from the coding sequence ATGACTTTCAATAAAGAAACATACCTCAACAATCTAAAATTATATTTCGAAAGTTACGCTCCTATTTCTGAGAAGTCATGGAAATTGATTGAAAACTTAACACATTTCCAGACAATCAAAAAAGGAGAAATTTTACTCGAAAAAGGAGAAATCTGCAAAAATATGTATTTTATTGCAAAGGGAATTTTACGCACTTTTATTACAGACGAACAAGGAAATTTCTATAACAAAAACCTTTTTTTCGAAAACAGGCTTGCATGCTCTAAAGTTTCATCAATGCTGCAAACTCCTTCCGACTTTACGATCGAAGCTTTAGAAGACTGTATTTTAATCCAACTTAATTACAAAAAATACATTCAGTTGATTACCGAAAATGATGATCTTAAAAACTTCTACATTGCATACTTGGAAAAAAACTGGATTATCGAAAAAGAACAAAGAGAAGTGGCGCTAGTAATGCAGAATGCAACAGAAAGATATCTTAATCTTCTTGAGACGCATCCGACAATCGCAGATCGGGTTCCGTTATTGCATATTGCTTCGCATTTGGGGATTACACCAACACAGTTAAGCCGAATCAGGAAAAGTCTGGAAAAAGATTTGTAA
- a CDS encoding GNAT family N-acetyltransferase gives MNHINLIKDNIDNLTTLWKTAAIPLLSYHQNDFLEFSQIKNAGWPNRLWFREDITETDLQQIKETIEKNPGLVVPYWDIFGSNSNKIFEKNGFSIRNQLAAMALKLDQKFTTPNILTFKRVLNEEDANTWTDIYPLSFNYVISKETLIQNYENVKYFLVHFEEKPIGTLALFQTENIMGIHGVGVIPEMRKRGFAEEIMKFAINEAIDADCEYAQLQASALGKGIYTRLGFEDLFTITNYQLG, from the coding sequence ATGAACCATATAAATCTTATCAAAGACAATATTGACAATCTGACAACTCTTTGGAAAACTGCAGCCATACCTCTCCTTTCCTACCATCAAAATGACTTTTTAGAATTTTCTCAAATAAAAAATGCAGGCTGGCCAAATAGATTATGGTTCAGAGAAGATATTACAGAAACAGATCTTCAGCAGATTAAGGAAACTATTGAAAAAAATCCGGGTTTGGTTGTTCCGTATTGGGATATTTTTGGAAGCAATTCAAATAAAATCTTCGAGAAAAACGGATTTTCAATTCGAAATCAGCTTGCTGCTATGGCTTTAAAACTCGATCAAAAATTTACGACTCCAAACATCTTAACTTTTAAACGAGTTTTAAATGAAGAAGATGCCAATACTTGGACAGACATTTATCCATTGTCTTTTAATTATGTCATCAGCAAAGAAACATTGATACAGAATTATGAGAATGTAAAGTACTTTCTGGTTCATTTTGAAGAAAAACCTATAGGAACATTGGCACTTTTTCAAACAGAAAACATAATGGGAATTCATGGTGTCGGCGTTATTCCAGAAATGCGCAAAAGAGGTTTCGCAGAAGAAATCATGAAATTTGCCATTAACGAAGCCATTGATGCCGATTGTGAATATGCGCAACTGCAAGCTTCGGCTTTAGGAAAAGGTATTTATACAAGATTAGGTTTTGAGGATTTGTTTACGATTACGAATTACCAACTGGGTTAA
- a CDS encoding DoxX family protein has product MKTTKIIFWTTTILIFLFEGVMPALTSQTELAKEGIRHLGYPEYFGNALVVFKILGVLALIIPQVPGKIKEWAYAGFAFDFIFASISHFAVDGIGFQGFFPLIILAILIISYVTYHKIQRYKNIAL; this is encoded by the coding sequence ATGAAGACAACAAAAATTATTTTTTGGACTACTACTATTCTTATTTTTTTATTTGAAGGTGTTATGCCAGCTTTAACTTCACAGACCGAATTAGCCAAAGAAGGAATCAGACACCTTGGTTATCCAGAATATTTCGGAAATGCATTAGTCGTGTTTAAAATTCTTGGAGTTTTAGCTTTAATTATTCCGCAAGTTCCTGGAAAAATCAAAGAATGGGCTTATGCCGGATTTGCATTCGATTTCATTTTTGCATCCATAAGCCACTTTGCAGTTGACGGAATCGGTTTTCAAGGCTTCTTTCCATTAATCATTTTAGCTATATTAATTATTTCGTATGTAACATATCATAAAATACAGCGTTATAAAAACATAGCACTCTAA
- a CDS encoding DinB family protein, with protein sequence MKSAIQNTILETYSKLGDLISSFSKEEINIVPFEGSWTAGQTAQHIILACSGLTALFAGKTEKTIREPDENIKGLDSIFLDYNTKYQSPENIKPPAIEYEKGTLLASVKKIQNDLYEAAETYDLTLTCLDAKIPGFENFTIYEWLHFAIIHTQRHTHQLKTIYEHIKKQ encoded by the coding sequence ATGAAGAGCGCTATTCAAAATACCATACTGGAAACCTACAGTAAATTAGGCGACTTAATTTCCTCTTTTTCAAAAGAAGAAATCAATATTGTCCCGTTTGAAGGAAGCTGGACTGCCGGACAAACTGCACAGCATATTATTTTAGCTTGCTCAGGTCTTACCGCACTGTTTGCTGGAAAAACCGAAAAAACAATCAGAGAGCCCGACGAAAATATAAAAGGACTCGACTCCATCTTTTTAGATTACAATACCAAATACCAATCACCCGAAAACATAAAACCTCCTGCTATTGAGTATGAAAAAGGCACTTTGCTGGCTTCTGTAAAAAAAATCCAAAATGATTTATATGAAGCGGCAGAAACTTACGATTTAACGCTTACTTGTCTGGATGCTAAAATACCTGGATTTGAAAATTTCACGATTTACGAATGGCTTCATTTTGCCATTATACATACTCAGAGACATACGCACCAGTTAAAAACGATTTACGAACACATCAAAAAACAATAA
- a CDS encoding DUF1440 domain-containing protein, whose protein sequence is MRSKVRTIVSSGLVAGTLDITAAILIYAGILHKTTAEKILQSIASGIFKKEAYTGGAEMTFAGLGLHFLIAFIFAWFYFKIFPYIPFFKINTLLSGVSYGFFIWIIMNLVVLPIVFPVLPEKKLDFPLLLSILIVICCVGIPIAFITRKYYAKWY, encoded by the coding sequence ATGAGATCAAAAGTTAGAACCATTGTTTCATCTGGTTTAGTTGCAGGAACATTAGACATTACTGCCGCTATTTTGATTTATGCAGGAATACTTCATAAAACAACAGCCGAAAAAATTCTGCAGTCTATTGCTAGCGGAATTTTTAAAAAAGAAGCATATACGGGCGGAGCAGAAATGACTTTTGCGGGTTTGGGACTTCATTTCTTAATTGCTTTTATTTTTGCTTGGTTTTATTTTAAAATTTTTCCCTACATCCCTTTTTTTAAAATAAACACTTTACTCTCGGGAGTATCCTATGGTTTCTTTATCTGGATTATAATGAATCTTGTAGTTCTGCCGATTGTATTTCCTGTCCTGCCCGAAAAAAAACTAGATTTTCCGCTTTTGCTTTCCATATTGATTGTAATCTGCTGTGTCGGAATTCCGATAGCTTTTATAACACGGAAATATTACGCAAAATGGTACTGA